The Sphaerochaeta globosa str. Buddy region TTCCTTATGGAGGGTTTTACTACCCGGGCTGTGACTTGCCGGTCGTTTTGACCCAGCAACAGGGACAGTTGGCCAGCCTCTTACTGGATGCCTATGCCTACAACGCCCAGGCTATTGAGAATCTCAACGGCAGGCAATTGGCCGACTTGGCCCTGAAGGTTTCGTTGTTGGATACGTCCAATTTGCTCTTGGACCTTCTCAACGGGAAGCTCGATCACGAGAGTATGACTTTGCAGCCTAAGCTTGCTGTTGCGCTTGCAGACCTTCCCTATGGGTATTGGGTCAGCGAACGAGCTGAAGAGCGTTCTTTCTATTTTCTGTGCAACGATACGCACTACCTTGAGGCGGAAGGACTCGTAGAACGCTGGTGGAACCAAGAACAGCAAGTATGTCTGACCCTCTTTGCAGACCTCAAGCAACAGAGATTTTACACTTCTCTTTCCAAGGCGCCGCTCTGGTAGAAAACACCTTCCCTTTTTAGGGATAAACCGATAGAGTTTGGCTATGGAATCCCTTCGAGAACTCTTTCGGATCGGCTATGGCCCTTCCAGCAGTCATACCATGGGACCGCGTGCTGCGGCCACCCATTTCCTTTCGTTGTACCCTCATTACCCCCGCTATGAGGCAGACTTGTATGGCAGTCTTGCAGCTACCGGAAAAGGACATTTGACTGACAAGGCCCTGCGTGAAATTTTTGCAAAATCCGGTAAGGAAGTAGAGATTGTTTGGTATCCCGACAGTGAGAAACCTTTTCATCCCAATGCTCTGACCATCCGCTCCTACAATGAGGCTAATGAAATTGTGCATGAGCAGACGTACTACAGTGTCGGAGGAGGGAAAATTATCGTCGAAGGTGAGCAGGAACAAGCTTCAAAGATAGTCTATCCCAAAGAGTATTCCAGGATGAAACAGATTCTTGAGTATTGCTCGGAGGAAGGCCTGCAGTTATGGGAGTTCGCTCTCCAATTCGAAGGGCCCGGGATTCTGACCTACATCGAAGAGGTTTGGAATGTCATGAGCAGTGCCGTGGAGCGAGGCTTGGACGCTGAAGGAGTACTGCCCGGCGGGCTGAAGCTGCCGCGCAAGGCAAGCCAATACAACTCCAAAGCTACTGAATTCTCCGGTCCGTTGGGAAGTACCGCTTCCGCCTTAAGCTATGCCCTTGCAGTAAGCGAGGAGAATGCCGGCGGTGGCTTGATCGTCACAGCCCCTACGTGCGGCAGCTGCGGCGTCCTTCCCGGAGTCCTCTATTATTTGGCAAAACAGTATAAATTCCCCAAAGTGAAAATACTCAGGGCTTTGCTTACAGCAGGCGTCATCGGCAATGTCGTGAAGACCAATGGGTCGATCAGCGGTGCCGAGGTCGGTTGCCAAGGCGAGATCGGTGTTGCTTGTGCCATGGCAGGAGCTGCCGCAACACACCTGCTGGGAGGCAGCATCTATCAGATTGAATATGCTGCTGAGATGGGCCTTGAGCACCATTTGGGGCTTACCTGCGATCCTATGCGCGGTCTGGTGCAGATACCCTGCATCGAACGCAATGCATTGGCTACCATGCGCTCTCTGGACCACTGCTCCTATGCGTTGCTCGGTGATGGACGGCACAAAGTGAGTTTTGACAGTGTCATTGAAGTGATGATGGAAACAGGACAGGCTCTTCCCTCCCTATACCGCGAGACTTCCAAAGGCGGCTTGGCAAAAGTACTTGGATAAGCTTTGATATGTCACAAGATTAAGTATGATTCTACAATAAATCTATTTTACTATATAAGAAAAAAATACTTCGCTTTATTCCTAGCATGATATGCAAGCAATTTCCTTGGATTTCGATTTTTCCAAGGAAATACCCTACGCGTATAGTTTAACCCTTGACATAGGTTTTTAGCCTAGGCTACTGTACAAAGTAAGTATGAAAATGAGAACAGGGGACTACCAAAGGTCACAAGCTCGCGAGGCGGCATTCTTTAGTATGCTCATAGTCCTGCTATGTCTCTTTGTACCTTCTTCACTCCAAGCAGCCATTACGTTGCAGACACCTTCTACGGATGTTCTTATCGTAGTTGAGCCCATCGCCTCCAATGGAAACGATGGATCCCTTCTTATTCCCATTTGTGACCTAACGTTGGTCGCCAAGCATCCAGGCTTTGGCAGAGTCTTTATCGAACATACCCCTCTTTTGTCTCAAACGGATGTGGTCATGTACCAGTTGGTATCGGAACGAGGGTTGGATTTCGAGCGTTCTGAACCTTTTCTCTATCGTGTACAAGGCCAGTTGCACGAAGAGGTTCCCATCGGTCGGCTCTGGGCTCGCTTGGTGCGCCCCTTGGGCAGCACAAAGACTTTGTGCTTCAGTACGCTCAGGGTAAATCTGGTTCTGGAGAAGTAATCAATACATTCTTTCGCTGCCAATGTTCCAATTCGCCTACAAATAAAAAAAGCCACGTATGAGTTTCCTCGTACGTGGCTGTTTCAGGTGAATTGCTTCTCAGTTACTTTACTACGATGTTCACCAACTTATCAGGAACTACAATCTCTTTGACAATGGTCTTGCCCTCGAGCCAGTTCCTCATCTTTTCATCCTCTTTGGCCATGGACAGGACTTCGTCCTTGCCGAGTCCCTTGGGGACCGTCACCTTTGAACGTACTTTACCGTTTACCTGGAAGACCATCTCGATCTGGTTGTCGATGGTAAATTCCTCACAATATGCAGGCCAAGCTACCGTTGAAAGTCCTCCACTATGGCCAAGCCGTTCCCACAGTTCCTCGGCAAGATGGGGAACATACGGGCCAAGCAGTTTGACCAAGGTTTCTCCAACCTCTCGAGGCAGGATCTCAATCTTGTACAGTTCATTAACCAGTACCATCATTTGGCTGATCGCAGTATTGAAATTCAGGGAATTTGTATCGTACGTGACCTTCTTGATCGACTTATGAAGCGTTCTCTTCAACTCCTCATCAGGCTCTGCATCGGTGATTTCCCGTTCGTCAAAAAGTCTCCAGATTCGGTCGAGGAACCGATACACGCCAACCAAACCGGTGGTGGCCCAAGGTTTTGAGACCTCCAGCGGTCCCATGAACATTTCATACATGCGCATGGAGTCAGCCCCGAATTCGGTGATGATCTCGTCAGGATTGATGACGTTCTTCAAGCTCTTGGACATTTTTGCGATGACCCGTTCCAACGTTTCGCCGGTTGCCTTCTCAATAAAGACATCGGGACTCTGTTCCTCGACCATATCGGTCGGAACCAGACTCTTGTCCTTGCGCTGGAAAGCATAACTGGTGATCATACCCTGGTTTACCAGGCGTTTGAACGGTTCGGAAGTGGAAACCAAACCGAGGTCAAAGAGTACCTTGTGCCAGAATCGGGCATACAAAAGGTGCAGTACAGCGTGCTCGGCGCCCCCGACGTAGAGGTCGACGGGCATCCAGTATGCTTCCATTTCCTTGGAGACGAATTCATTTGCATTTTTTGGGTCGAGATAGCGCAGGTAGTACCAGCAGGAACCCGCCCATTGGGGCATGGTATTGGTTTCGCGTTTTGCTTCCCCGCCGCAAACCGGACAGGAGCAATGGACCCACTCATCAATTTTTGCCAGCGGGCTTTCGCCCGTGCCGCTGGGTTCGTAACTGGTTACTTCAGGCAACAGCAGGGGAAGTTCTTCGATGGGGACGGCAACCGTGCCACAGGTGGGGCAGTGTACCAAGGGGATGGGTTCTCCCCAGTAGCGTTGGCGGCTGAAAATCCAGTCGCGAAGCTTATAGTTGATTGCCTTTGACCCGAGTTTGCGCTCCAAAAGCCAGGCAAGCATCGCCTCGATGGCATCTTCCTTGTTCAGGCCGTCCAGGAAATCACTGTTTACATGAATTCCATCCTCAGTCCAAGCCTGGGTCTGTACATCGACTTCGCTCTTGAGCACTTCAATGATGGGCAGGTTGAATTTCTTGGCAAACTCCCAGTCACGGGTATCGTGGGCGGGAACGGCCATAATGGCACCGGTTCCGTAGCTGATCAATACATAGTCGGCAATCCAAATCGGAATGCGCTTGCCGTTGACTGGGTTGATCGCATAACTGCCGCTGAATACACCAGTCTTGTCCTTGGCCAAATCGGTTCTTTCGAGGTCGCTCTTACGGGCGCTTGCCTCAAGATAGGCCTCAACGGCCGCTTTCTGTCCGACCTTGGTCAGCTGGGAGACAAGCGGATGTTCAGGGGCGACGACCATATAGGTTGCTCCATAGAGCGTATCGGCACGGGTTGTATAGACTTCAAGCTGGGCATCGATTTCATCAACCTTGAAAAATACCGAGGCTCCCTCGCTGCGGCCGATCCAGTTGCGCTGCATGAGCTTGACCGATTCAGGCCAGTCTACACTGTCCAGATCGGATAGCAGCTTGTCTGCGTATTCGGTGATTTTGAGCACCCATTGACGGATATTCTTGCGAACGACGGTCGTTCCGCACCGTTCACACTTTCCATCCTTTACCTCCTCATTGGCAAGACCTGTTTTACACTGGCCGCACCAATTGATCGGGGTGTGGGATTCATAGGCGAGGCCCTTGTTGAAGAGTTGTATGAAAATCCACTGGGTCCAGCGGTAGTAGTCGCTGCTGTGGGTTGAAATCTCGCGGTTCCAGTCATAGCTGAAGCCAAGGCTCTTTATTTGCTTGCGGAAGTTCTCAATGTTCTTCTCGGTGGTTGCCTTTGGGTGGGTACCTGTCTTGATCGCATAGTTCTCCGCCGGCAGGCCAAAAGAGTCGAACCCCATGGGATGGAGCACATTGTAGCCTCTCATCCTGAGGAATCTGCAGTAGATGTCGGTAGCGGTATATCCTTCAGGATGTCCGACATGAAGTCCCGCCCCGGAGGGATAGGGGAACATATCCAGGACATACGCCCGCTTATCCTTGGGGATGCTTGGATCTTCGGTGACGGCAAAAGTCTGATGCTCGTCCCAGTATGCTTGCCATTTTGTTTCTATTTCATGGAAGGGATATTTGCTCATGGGAGCCATCATACCTTTGCATCACGCTTCAGTCAACGCTACAGAAGGGTTCCATCATCGATGGTTGGAGAAAATTCTACAGCCTCCATTCTGTTTCCCTTCATGGAGATGATGCGAAAGGTTCCCGTTGGAGACTGGACAACTTCACCCTCTTGGGGAATGTCACCGGTCAGCTCCAAGACATACGCAGCAACTGTTGAAATTCTCTGCTTCTGATGATCGAGAGGAAGGTCCAGTTCATCAACAAACTGTTGGAATGGGGTGTCGGCCATAACCAGAAAGGTGCCGGGCATCTGCTCGCGCTCGACGATTCTGTCGGGAAACCTCCGTTCATGCTCGTCATAGAGTTCACCGAAGAGCTGCTCGGCTACGTCCTCCATCGTCACAACACCGCTGAAACCGCCGTATTCATCCAAGACTATCGCTTGCTGCAGCTTATCCTTCTTGAACAGGAAAAACACATCGTCCAAATGCATCTGCTCAGGGACGAAAATAGGTTGTCTGAGGATTGAGCTGATGCTCTTGTCCATGCGCTTTTCCAGCTGGGCGCGCAAGATATCGCGAACCAGTACAATGCCGATGATATTCTCCGCGCTCTTGTGAAACACCGGTACACGGCTGAATCCCGACTTCACAATGGAAGGGAATGCATCGCGGATCGTCAATTCATCGCTGATGCAAAACACGTCGGTACGGTGGGTCATGATGGTACGCACCTGTGTCTCGCTGAAGTGGATGGCCCTCTGCATGAGGTCGGACTCATACTGATCCACCAAGCCCTCATTTTCGGCTGCATCCACCATGTGCATCACTCCTTCGGTGGTGATGGACGGCTCTGTATGGGAGGCGAACAGACGAGTGATCAGAGAAGATAAAAGTCTGAGCAGCCAAACTACTGGAAAGAGAAGGATTGAAATAAACCGGATGGGATATGCCATGAAGACGGCTATCCTCATGTTGTGCATCAAGGCGAGTTGCTTGGGGGTAATCTCCCCGAAAATGAGAATCACCAAGGTAAGGATACCGGTGGCATACCCAACCGCTTGGCTTGAAAAGAACTCGATGGCAAACGTGGTCACCAAGGCGGATACGGAAATGTTCACTACATTGTTGCCAACCAAGACTGTAGTAAGCAGGGCATCACGGTCCTGGCTCAGCTTGTAGGCAAGTCTGCTTGAGCGGGTTTTTCGGTTCTCCAGTATCTTCAGTTGTACAAATGAAAGGGAGGTATATGCTGTTTCCATCGCTGAGAATACAGCGGAAAGCAACAGCAGAATTACGATGGCAGTTAGTTGTACTTGCATGTACACCCCCTGCCCACATATAAAAAGAGCGAGTGTTCGTCTGAACACCCTGTACTAGGTAACGGATCATCCATAATGGAATCAGTATACCAAGAGAAATGCATAGCAGGCAAGGGTAAGAATTATACTGAATGCTTTGTAATTCCATCCAGAGCGTTTGATACGTGCAGAATTGAAACCACAGAATGGATAGAAGAAAAAGAATGTGTCCAAACTCAAAAGGAACAGGGTGTAGGGATTAGGAAACAAAAGGAAGACAAGAGAGAGCGAGGTGTTGGAAATCAGGCTCATCCGAGCCAAGTCTTTCGCATGGGTTTTCAGCGACCAATTGCTTCCTTGTATGTAGAGGTTTCCCGGCACGGGAAAAGGAAGGCCCAACAGAAGCGGCAGCAGTAGGGCTGTGAAATAGGCGGTGTCCCATTGTCGATAGACTACCGATTTCTTGCGAACTTTTGCATACACAAGCGCAGGAAAAGTACGTGCCAGCAAGCTTAAAAAGGGTATCGCCAGCCATAGCATTGTATTTTCCCGAGTCAACTGCATCCATGAAACATGAAAAACTGAAAGGAGGTTCCATCCGAAGAGGACAGGCAGAAACAACACCGTGTTTGCGAGAACTCCCCCAAACCAAGCTGGGAGGTTTTCAGGATACGACATCTCTTTTTCCCCATCGAGACGCAGATGCCATAAAAAGTATCCCATATCGAAAAATCGGGAGGCATGCTTCCATACCTTGAAAAGCCCGAAGCGAAAACGTCGTATTTGTGCAACCAACGGAAGACGGGAAAACCCCTCTCTCTGTAGTTGTTTGAAGGAAGCAGGATTGTCACCTTCCACACAACCCGCAACATCGGTGCAGCCCAAACCCTTAAGGAAGGCCAAGGACTCGGATATGAGTTTTCCCGCAAGACCCTTTCCGCGGTGCTTCTCATCGGTGTAGAGCCAACCCAGATATCCCATTTTTACCTGCTTGTTGACCTTGTACACATCTAGATTCAAGCCGGCGACAACCCGACCCTCGTAAAGGACCACCAAGGTGGTGTCGGGGTGAAGAAAAAAAATTGAGGCAAGACTTTTGTCAAAGCAGCGTTGCATGAGGGCCTTTGTTTCGCTTTCCTGCTCTTTCTTCATGGCAGAGATTGTGTAGGTACTCATAGCTGCGGCTCATCAAGGAGAAGAACCATTTCACTTTGCGTGGTGAAATTACTGAAGCCGAGTTCATCCAAGGCTTTGATGGTAAGGCTGTCTTTTTCATCCACATTGAGCATCCGCACTGACTGAGTCGTACAGACGTTGCAACAACCAACAATGGCTTGCTTTATCAGAGATATATCTCTATAGACTGGTTCAATGTTGATTTGGGCTATCGATCCCCGGTTTGGATGATACCAAACGATTCCCCTTCTTGTGTCTTGGTACACAATATCAGAGCACGTATACAGTCCTTCTACAACCGACTCATCACTGTTCTGGTAGGTTGGCTCAAAGCTTGCAGGAACACTATATCCTTGTATGTGATGCTCAAGCAAAACGTTTGATTGTTGGGTGATTTGTGCTTGTTTGATGGAGAAGCATTGAAGGTTTCGACGCATCATAAACCCATGGCTGAGATAGAGGTTTTTTGCCTTGGAGTTGGAGTTGAGGACTTCGAGGACGAACTGTGAGCAACCTCTTGACCGCAGGTGTCCGATTGCATCGTCGATGAGGGTGTGGGAAAGCCCTTTTCCCCGGTACGAGGGAATGATGCCGGTTCCAGCATCGTAGGCAACCCTTCCTCTGCGGCCGATCAGCAGAAAGCCAACCAATTGTCGTTTCTCGAAAAGACCCACCGAGTCCTCGCTGCTGTAAGAGAGGCTTTGCAGGTGGGCCTTCAACGCTTCGAGCGACATGGCCACTGGTAGGTCGTAATCGCTGAACGCCTCATTGAAAACAGGAAGAAGTTCTTCATAGTCAGTATGCTTGAGTGAGGATGTTACCACCATTTTTTTCTCCTGAAATAGATGGCCATACCGCTGACGACCAAAACTGAGCCACCAAGGATTGCATAAAAGCCCCAATAGGCGCTTGTCATCGGCATATGGGCGAAGTTCATACCATACAGACCGGTCAAAAAGGTAAGGGGGATGAAGATTGTCGAGATGATCGTCAGCACCTTCATGATGGCGTTCATCTTCATATCGAGGCTCGAGAGGTATACTTCCATGATTCCTGACATGGTTTCGCGAAGCATATCGCACTCTTCAAAGAGCCACAGGGCATGGTCGTAAATATCACGAAGCAAAAAGTTGGTGTTGCGGTCGAGAAACGGATTTTCAGAGCGTATCAGGGTGGTCAGAATATCCTTAAGGGGGCTGGTCATGCGCCTGAGCCTGAGGATTTCAGCCTTTTGCTGATGGATGGCGGAGGCAGTGGTTTCCTGTGGTTTGGTAATGACCAATTCTTCCAGATTCTCAGTTTTCAGCTCCAGCTCATCGGCCTTGACCAGGTACTGGTCGACCACCCGGTCGATAAGGGCATGCAAGAGGGCGCTGGAAGTGGCACTCTGCAGTTTTGTTGCCGAGGAAAGCTGACGGACTACCGGCTCAAACGATAGATGATTGTATTCTGCAATTGAGAGCACCCAGCCATCACCGAGAAACAGGGTAAGTTGCTGTTCCTGGGTCCCTTGGTGTTCCAGAATGCGCAAGGTGACCGAAAGGTAGGCATCGTATTGGTCGAGCTTAAGCCTCTGGTCGGTGGAAAACACGTCCTCCAGGCTGAGGTTGGCGATTTGAAACTCCTTGGCAATCTTTACGATGGCCTGGATATCCTCAAGGCCTGAGATCTCGACCCAACGGAGGTTCTCCTTCTCGGCTTGCGTATACCCATTTTCCATCCGATAGGAGCCACTTCGGTACATATGGGTATGGATACTGGTCTGCTGAGGCAGGGTATCGCCGACATAGATAAGGCTTCCGGCTGCCAACCCTTCCTTTTTCTTGTGGGCATAGGGATTCACTTTTTTTTCGTGCATGCGTTCTCCTACAAGGTTACCAATCCCAGAATCAGTAACAGTTGGGCAAGTATATACATGGCCATTTCAGTAGTGACGGTACATTGGTGTCGATTCAAACTTCCCATAGCTATCATACCGTCGGAGATGATGAAAGCCAAGGCTCCCAACGAAGCCAGCATTGAACCGGAGCCGAAGCACAGAACCGTCATGGCAAACAGGTTGACCGCATAGAGGATGTATCTGATTTTGAAGGGTGAATATTTCAGGAGTTTGAGCAAATAGAAGAAGGGTGCGAGTACAAGCAGCAATCCGATACCGATGGGCAGCCATTGCAGCGGAGTAAGGAGTATATGCATGGAATAGCAAAGGTGTGCGAGGGCGAAGCTGATCATGCCCAAGGTGAAAGTATTCTTTCTGGATGCCTTGGTAAGAAAGTAATCTCCCACCGTTGCCAATGCCAGTGAGCAGAGCAGCAGAGGCTTTGCACCATTTTTCAGCACATACATCATGAGAAGTGGCATGAGCAGGACCTTGGTCAATGAGCCCAGGTTTTTTAGGCCTTCAGAACGAAGACTCAAGTGTATCAGTGCTAAGCCGATATATAGGAGGAGAATCGTATCCATAGGAGCAGGGTAATATAGCTGGTTTTATATCGCAAGAGCAAAAGTGGATACTATTTTGCCTTACTCAAGGAATTCTGATATAATCCCCAAATATGGCAAAGACAACGTATGATGAATCGAAAATCCAAACGTTAAGTGCGCTGGAGCATATTCGAAAGCGTCCAGGCATGTACATCGGACGGTTGGGGAATGGCACGCATGTCGACGATGGCATTTACATCCTGCTTAAGGAAGTGGTGGACAACAGCGTCGATGAATTCATCATGGGCTATGGCAGCAGAATTCTCATCCGTCGCAAAGAGTGCGAAGTACGGGTGAGGGACTATGGCCGAGGTATTCCTTTGGGTAAGGTGGTCGATTGTGTTTCGATCATCAACACCGGTGCAAAATATAGCGACGATGTTTTCCAATTCTCCGTTGGTTTGAACGGAGTGGGTACGAAGGCGGTCAACGCCCTTTCTTCGCATTTTATGGTCACCAGCTTTCGGGAAGGAAAGTACCACAGTGCTACTTTCTCACAGGGCATATTACTGAAAGAGGAGACTGGGGAGACCAAGGAAGCCGATGGGACAGAGGTGGTGTTCACCCCCGATCCCGAGTTGTTCGGTGATTATGCCTACAACGAGGATTTCATTTTCTCCCGGCTTTGGAGCTATGCCTACCTGAATACCGGTCTTTGTCTCGATTACAACGGCAAAGTCTACAAGTCAGCCCATGGGTTGTTGGACCTGTTGGATAAGGAAGTTGGTACCGAGGGTCTGTATACCATTATTCATTATCAGGCCAAGCAAATGGAATTCGCCCTGACCCACGTGGCGGGTTCCTATGGTGAGAACTATTTTTCCTATGTAAACGGCCAGCATACCACCGATGGGGGAACCCATCAGAGTGCCTTCAAGGAGGGTATTCTCAAAGGTATCAACGAGCATTTCAAGAAGAACTGGGCACCCCAGGACGTCCGTGAGGGAGTGGTCGGAGCCATTGCGGTGAAAGTGAAAGATCCGGTGTTTGAGTCCCAGACGAAAAACAAGCTTTCCAATACCGAAATTCGAACCTGGATTGTGAACGAGGTGCGCGATGCCATCGTGGACTTCCTGCTCAAGAATGCAGAGGAAGCCCAAAAGCTCTATCAAAAGATTATCAACAATGAGGCGCTTCGCAAGGAGCTCAATGAAGTCAAGAAAGGGGCGAGGGAGTCGGCAAAGAAAGTATCGCTGAACATACCCAAGCTCAAGGACTGCAAATACCACCTCGGACAAAGTACCACGCATCCCGATGAGTGCGAACACTCGATGATTTTCCTGACCGAAGGTGACAGTGCCAGCGGAACCATCACCAAAACACGTGATGTCATGACCCAGGCCGTATTCAGCCTCAGGGGTAAGATCGTCAATGTCTACGGCAAAAAGAAAACTGAAATCTATAAGAACGCTGAACTGTATAATATGATGGTTGCCCTGGGAATCGAAAACGGGGTGGAAGGGCTTCGGTATGGCAAAGTCATCATCGCAACGGATGCCGATACCGACGGGTTTCATATCCGAAACCTTCTGATGACCTACTTCTTGACCTATTTTGAGGATTTGGTGTTTGCAGGCAGGCTGTACATCCTGGAGACTCCGCTCTTTCGGGTACGCAACAAAAACCAGACGGTCTACTGTTACAGCGAGCATCAGCGTGACGACGCCACTGCCCAGATCAAGAACAGCGAGGTGACCCGATTCAAGGGCCTTGGGGAGATCGACCCCAAGGAGTTCGGTCAGTTCATCGGTGAGGATATGCGCCTCATTCCTGTCTCGATAGCAGGTATGAATGAGATGCATAAAACCATGGAGTTCTATATGGGTAGCAATACACCCGATAGACGCGAATTCATCATGGAGAATCTGATCTAATGACCCAGGCACACTCAATTTTCAAACGAAATTTTCTGGAATATGCAAGCTATGTCATCAAGGAGAGGGCGATTCCCGACTTAGGTGACGGATTCAAGCCGGTACAAAGGCGTATCATTCACACTCTTTTTGAAATGGATGACGGAAAGTTCCACAAAGTTGCCAATGTGGTGGGTTGGGCTATGCGTTACCACCCGCATGGGGATTCCTCCATTTATGAGGCTTTGGTCAACCTGGCCAACTGCGACCTGTTCATCGAACGACAAGGAAACTTTGGAAACTCTCTTACCGGTGATAGTGCGGCGGCAGCTCGTTATATTGAGTGTCGCTTGCTTCCCTTCGCCAAGAAGGTGTTGTACAACCCTGAACTGACGGAATTTGTCGACTCGTATGATGGAAGAAACCAGGAACCGGTAGTATTCCCGGCGAAGATCCCCGTCGTCCTGATCCAAGGTGTCAGTGGTATTGCGGTAGGTATGAGTACCTACATTCTTCCCCACAACCCATTGGAAGTGCTCGATGCAATGGCGGCTTCCTTGAAGGGGGAGAGCTATCAATTATATCCCGATTTCCTTGGCGGGGGCATTGTTGACGTTGAGGACTATCGCGATGGACGAGGTTCTGTATCGGTTAGGGCCAAGCTCAATACTACTGACCCGAAGCGGATTATTATTGAGGAACTTCCCTATGGCACAACCAGCGAGGCAATGATTCGTTCGGTGGAGGAAGCTGCCAAGAAGGGAAAGCTGAAGATCAGCTCGATCAACGACTACACCGCTGAAAAGGTGAATATCGAAATCAATCTGGCGCGCAACACGTATGCACAGGAGATTGTCGACGCCTTGTATGCCTATACCGATTGCGAGACGAAGCTGTCCATCAACCCGTTGGTGATTCGTGACAACGTGCCGACCATCATGGGGGTGCATGAGATTCTGGATTGGCATGCCCAGCATTTGGTGGTTGTGTTGAAGGCGGAGCTTGAATTGGAGAAAGGCCATCTGCTGGATAAGCTGCATGCCCGAACCCTGGAGCGGATTTTCATAGAGGAACGCATCTACAAACGAATCGAGCAGAAGAAGAGTGCAGAAGAGGTGAACAAGGCGGTCATAACCGGGTTTAAGCCTTTTGAGGAGCAATTGTTCAGGCCTGTAGTGCTTGAGGATGTCGAACGTCTTTTAAAGATTCCCATCAGGCGCATCAGCTTGTTTGATATTGAGAAGAACAGGGAAGAGATTGACCAGATCAATGATACTGTTGCCGAAATCGAGCGAAAGCTTGCAAATCTGATCGGGTATGCTCTTTCCTATATTGCCGAGCTGAAGACGATGCTCGGCATTAAGGAACATCAGCGTAAGACAACCATCAAGACGTTTGAGTTGATCGACGTCAAGGAAGTTGCCGAGCGCAACCTCGCCGTCAAGTACGACCCGGCCAATGGCTATCTCGGGTATGGGGTCAAGACGGGAAACATTCTCTTGGAAGTGAGCACGTTCGACCGTGTCCTGATCATACGCAAGGATGGTACCTATCAGGTCATCGACGCTCCTGAGAAGGAGTTTGTAGGCAAGGGCCTGCTCTATTGCGGATATGCCGAAAAGACCGAGCTGGCCAATCTTGTATTCTCGGTCATCTATCAGGAGAAGACCTACAAGTATCTGTTCCTCAAGCGCTGTCAGATTGTAAGTTACCAATTGAAGAAGGTGTACCCGCTGTTGCCTGAGGGCAACTTCAAGTTGGTCAAGCTCAGTACGTACGCCAATGCCGAATTGACCATCACCTATAAGCCCAAAGCCGGACTGAGGATTCTTGAGGAGAAATTCTATTTCTCCGATTACTTGGTGAAGAATGTGAAGGCCAACGGGGTGAGGATTGCCGTTAAGGAAGTTGCATCACTGAAGTTGCGATCGGTCAAGGAAGTGGTGCACGGC contains the following coding sequences:
- a CDS encoding lysoplasmalogenase family protein, whose product is MDTILLLYIGLALIHLSLRSEGLKNLGSLTKVLLMPLLMMYVLKNGAKPLLLCSLALATVGDYFLTKASRKNTFTLGMISFALAHLCYSMHILLTPLQWLPIGIGLLLVLAPFFYLLKLLKYSPFKIRYILYAVNLFAMTVLCFGSGSMLASLGALAFIISDGMIAMGSLNRHQCTVTTEMAMYILAQLLLILGLVTL
- a CDS encoding GNAT family N-acetyltransferase, producing MVVTSSLKHTDYEELLPVFNEAFSDYDLPVAMSLEALKAHLQSLSYSSEDSVGLFEKRQLVGFLLIGRRGRVAYDAGTGIIPSYRGKGLSHTLIDDAIGHLRSRGCSQFVLEVLNSNSKAKNLYLSHGFMMRRNLQCFSIKQAQITQQSNVLLEHHIQGYSVPASFEPTYQNSDESVVEGLYTCSDIVYQDTRRGIVWYHPNRGSIAQINIEPVYRDISLIKQAIVGCCNVCTTQSVRMLNVDEKDSLTIKALDELGFSNFTTQSEMVLLLDEPQL
- a CDS encoding DNA topoisomerase IV subunit B; the protein is MAKTTYDESKIQTLSALEHIRKRPGMYIGRLGNGTHVDDGIYILLKEVVDNSVDEFIMGYGSRILIRRKECEVRVRDYGRGIPLGKVVDCVSIINTGAKYSDDVFQFSVGLNGVGTKAVNALSSHFMVTSFREGKYHSATFSQGILLKEETGETKEADGTEVVFTPDPELFGDYAYNEDFIFSRLWSYAYLNTGLCLDYNGKVYKSAHGLLDLLDKEVGTEGLYTIIHYQAKQMEFALTHVAGSYGENYFSYVNGQHTTDGGTHQSAFKEGILKGINEHFKKNWAPQDVREGVVGAIAVKVKDPVFESQTKNKLSNTEIRTWIVNEVRDAIVDFLLKNAEEAQKLYQKIINNEALRKELNEVKKGARESAKKVSLNIPKLKDCKYHLGQSTTHPDECEHSMIFLTEGDSASGTITKTRDVMTQAVFSLRGKIVNVYGKKKTEIYKNAELYNMMVALGIENGVEGLRYGKVIIATDADTDGFHIRNLLMTYFLTYFEDLVFAGRLYILETPLFRVRNKNQTVYCYSEHQRDDATAQIKNSEVTRFKGLGEIDPKEFGQFIGEDMRLIPVSIAGMNEMHKTMEFYMGSNTPDRREFIMENLI
- a CDS encoding DNA topoisomerase IV subunit A: MTQAHSIFKRNFLEYASYVIKERAIPDLGDGFKPVQRRIIHTLFEMDDGKFHKVANVVGWAMRYHPHGDSSIYEALVNLANCDLFIERQGNFGNSLTGDSAAAARYIECRLLPFAKKVLYNPELTEFVDSYDGRNQEPVVFPAKIPVVLIQGVSGIAVGMSTYILPHNPLEVLDAMAASLKGESYQLYPDFLGGGIVDVEDYRDGRGSVSVRAKLNTTDPKRIIIEELPYGTTSEAMIRSVEEAAKKGKLKISSINDYTAEKVNIEINLARNTYAQEIVDALYAYTDCETKLSINPLVIRDNVPTIMGVHEILDWHAQHLVVVLKAELELEKGHLLDKLHARTLERIFIEERIYKRIEQKKSAEEVNKAVITGFKPFEEQLFRPVVLEDVERLLKIPIRRISLFDIEKNREEIDQINDTVAEIERKLANLIGYALSYIAELKTMLGIKEHQRKTTIKTFELIDVKEVAERNLAVKYDPANGYLGYGVKTGNILLEVSTFDRVLIIRKDGTYQVIDAPEKEFVGKGLLYCGYAEKTELANLVFSVIYQEKTYKYLFLKRCQIVSYQLKKVYPLLPEGNFKLVKLSTYANAELTITYKPKAGLRILEEKFYFSDYLVKNVKANGVRIAVKEVASLKLRSVKEVVHGASAEPTLFDDETQEE
- the corA gene encoding magnesium/cobalt transporter CorA, with amino-acid sequence MHEKKVNPYAHKKKEGLAAGSLIYVGDTLPQQTSIHTHMYRSGSYRMENGYTQAEKENLRWVEISGLEDIQAIVKIAKEFQIANLSLEDVFSTDQRLKLDQYDAYLSVTLRILEHQGTQEQQLTLFLGDGWVLSIAEYNHLSFEPVVRQLSSATKLQSATSSALLHALIDRVVDQYLVKADELELKTENLEELVITKPQETTASAIHQQKAEILRLRRMTSPLKDILTTLIRSENPFLDRNTNFLLRDIYDHALWLFEECDMLRETMSGIMEVYLSSLDMKMNAIMKVLTIISTIFIPLTFLTGLYGMNFAHMPMTSAYWGFYAILGGSVLVVSGMAIYFRRKKWW